The region CGCGCTCGACGTGCTGAACAAGGTGCCGACCGCCATCATCGTCGGTGAGGGCGACTGGCTGACGCCGCTCGACCACAGCAGGGCGATCGCGGCCGCCGTGCCCACCGCCCAGCTCACCACCGTGCCGGAGACGTCGCATCTCGTGCAGCTCGAACGGCCCGACGCCGTGAACGAGGCGCTGCGCGAGCTGCTGAAGCGGGCCGAGAGGGGAAACGCGTGACCACCGGCGCGTCCCGGGCCGCCGAGTCCGGGACCGCTGGGTCCCAAGCCGCTGAGTCCCAAGCCGAGGAGTTCCGCACCGCTGAGTTCCGCACCGCTGAGCTTCGGGCCGCGACCGCCGAGGAGATGCGGACGCTGGGCGCGCGGCTTTCCGCGCTGCTGGGGCCGGGAGACCTGGTCATGCTGAGCGGGCCGCTCGGCGCCGGGAAGACCACCCTGGTGCAGGGCCTCGCCGAGGGACTCAAGGTGCGCGGGCCGATCACCTCCCCCACCTTCGTGATCGCCAGGGTCCACCCGTCCCTGTCGGGCGGGCCCGCGCTGGTTCACGTGGACGCCTACCGGCTCGGCGGCTGCGTGGAGATGGACGACCTCGATCTCGACGCCTCGCTGGAGGAGTCGGTCACCGTGGTCGAATGGGGCGAGGGCCTGGTCGAGGGGCTGTCGGAGGACCGCCTGGAGGTCCACATCGAGCGCGGCGCCGAGGGCGAGGAACGGCTCGTACGGCTGTCGGGCGTGGGCCCGCGGTGGGCCGCCGTCACCCTCGCCTGAGGGCGTTGGCCGTACGCGATTCAGACCGGTCCGCCGCGCAGTCCTTGACGCCTGTCCGCGTTCCTGTGGATCATCGGGGCACGGAAGATCCTCGGTCATGAATCGGTCTGGATTTTCTGGGTAAGGGACCTGGGTGGAAGAGGTGTGCGGTTGAGCAGGGTCACGCAGGTCGCCGTCGCGGGAGCCCTCCTGGCCGGGGCAATGGGCTGCACCGCGCAGGCCTCGGTGCAGGCCGAACCGACCATGACGCTGACCCCGGCCCTGCCGACGCCGCTCGTCTCGATCTCGCGCCAGGACATCCGGGTGACGGTCGAGCCGAAGCGGATCACGGGAGGCGCGACCAGGAGCGTGCGCGTCAGCGCCCGCTGCCCGCTGTCGGAAGGCG is a window of Microbispora sp. NBC_01189 DNA encoding:
- the tsaE gene encoding tRNA (adenosine(37)-N6)-threonylcarbamoyltransferase complex ATPase subunit type 1 TsaE, producing MRTLGARLSALLGPGDLVMLSGPLGAGKTTLVQGLAEGLKVRGPITSPTFVIARVHPSLSGGPALVHVDAYRLGGCVEMDDLDLDASLEESVTVVEWGEGLVEGLSEDRLEVHIERGAEGEERLVRLSGVGPRWAAVTLA